A DNA window from Pongo abelii isolate AG06213 chromosome 2, NHGRI_mPonAbe1-v2.0_pri, whole genome shotgun sequence contains the following coding sequences:
- the LOC100447894 gene encoding small ribosomal subunit protein uS19-like yields the protein MAEVEQKKKRTFRKFTYRGVDLDQLLEMSYEQLMPLYSACQRWRLNRGLRRKQHSLLKRLRKSKKEAPPMEKPEVVKTHLRDMIILPEMVGGMVGVYNGKTFNQVEIKPEMMGHYLGEFFITYKPIKHGRPGIGTTHSSRLIPLK from the coding sequence ATGGCAGAAGTAGAGCAGAAGAAGAAGCGGACCTTCCGCAAGTTCACCTACCGTGGCGTGGACCTGGACCAGCTGCTGGAGATGTCCTACGAGCAGCTGATGCCCCTGTACAGTGCGTGCCAGCGGTGGCGACTGAACCGGGGCCTGCGGCGGAAGCAGCACTCCCTGCTGAAGCGCCTGCGCAAGTCCAAGAAGGAGGCGCCGCCCATGGAGAAGCCGGAAGTGGTGAAGACGCACCTGCGGGACATGATCATCCTGCCGGAGATGGTGGGCGGCATGGTCGGCGTCTACAACGGCAAGACCTTCAACCAGGTGGAGATCAAGCCCGAGATGATGGGCCACTACCTGGGCGAGTTCTTCATCACCTACAAGCCCATAAAGCACGGCCGGCCCGGCATCGGGACCACCCACTCCTCCCGCCTCATCCCTCTCAAGTAG